In a single window of the Cygnus olor isolate bCygOlo1 chromosome 5, bCygOlo1.pri.v2, whole genome shotgun sequence genome:
- the PPP1R13B gene encoding apoptosis-stimulating of p53 protein 1 isoform X6, translated as MWMKKNKLRVKLQVGNPRVELTLSELQDMAARQQQQIENQQQMLVAKEQRLRYLKQQERRQQQSVSESEKLQKLKERVETQETKLKKIRAMRGQVDYSKIMNGNLSTEIEHISAMFQEKQQELQAAVLKVDQLTQQLEDLRKGKLNGFQSYNGQVTGPAAVELKKLYQELQIRNRLNQEQNSKLQQQKELLNKRNMEVAMMDKRINELRERLYKKKVELNRINGTSSPQSSLSASGRVAAVGPYIQVPSAGTYAVPVDPVKPQSLTIASSSTHGRSKSANDGNWPILKQSSAPVVKPPQISNTDWKESSMDTALKQGTISSQPLPTSVLGSTDKLGLDLGKVPPTIPGVSKQLPQNYGTYPSPVPLGTGSTNSLERRKDGSLPRPGTSITNRQRPVPLPPPSNVHQPSSSQQIQQRISVPPSPTYQPSGPPLFPGGDGRPELPLTVAIRPFLADKGSRPQSPRKGPQTVNSSSIYSMYLQQATPPKNYQQAVYNTLNKSVKAVYGKPVLQSGSTSPSPLPFLHGSLPAQTPSQPQSQPQTEVSEKDQELENAPPPSENSNVENIPRPLSPTKLTPIVHSPLRYQSDADLEALRRKLANAPRPLKKRSSITEPEGPSGPNIQKLLYQRFNTLAGGIESAPFYQPSNPQDFIGILADVDNGNTSTNGNIEEPISVQPTVPVPDEPPPSSDANDNELPSPATEELISTETTNQTPETTEDNNNNLAIVPSTEESSSPTPEVSSPVEEEVPLQPALPPPVPPTKRTNLKKPNSERTGHGLRVKFNPLALLLDASLEGEFDLVQRIIYEVDDPSKPNDEGITPLHNAVCAGHHHIVKFLLDFGVNVNAADSDGWTPLHCAASCNSVHLCKLLVESGAAIFASTISDIETAADKCEEMEEGYIQCSQFLYGVQEKLGVMNKGVVYALWDYEAQNNDELSFHEGDAITILRRKDDNETEWWWARLNDKEGYVPKNLLGLYPRIKPRQRTLA; from the exons ATGTggatgaaaaagaacaaactgcGAGTGAAGCTACAG GTTGGGAATCCACGTGTTGAGCTCACTCTCTCCGAGCTTCAAGATATGGCTGCCCGACAACAGCAGCAGATTGAAAATCAGCAGCAAATGTTGGTTGCTAAG gaACAACGTTTGCGTTACCTGAAGCAGCAAGAACGTCGTCAGCAGCAGTCTGTTTCAGAGAGTGAAAAGCTTCAGAAACTTAAAGAACGTGTTGAAACCCAGGAGACAAAGTTGAAAAAAATCCGTGCCATGAGAGGACAAGTGGATTATAGCAAGATCATGAATGGCAATTTGT CAACTGAAATTGAGCATATAAGCGCCATGttccaggaaaagcagcaggagctaCAGGCTGCAGTATTAAAAGTGGATCAACTTACTCAGCAACTGGAAGACTTAAGGAAAGGGAAGCTGAATGGGTTTCAGTCTTACAATGGACAAGTAACAGGACCTGCAgcagtagaattaaaaaaattgtatcAAGAGCTACAG attCGGAACAGGCTTAATCAGGAGCAGAACTCCaagcttcagcagcagaaagaactCTTAAACAAACGTAATATGGAGGTGGCCATGATGGACAAGCGAATCAATGAGCTGCGTGAACGACTATACAAGAAAAAAGTTGAG TTGAATCGTATTAATGGAACTTCATCACCCCAATCATCTTTGAGTGCTTCAGGACGGGTGGCAGCTGTAGGACCTTACATCCAAGTTCCAAGTGCTGGCACTTACGCTGTACCAGTAGATCCAGTTAAACCACAGTCTCTCACCATTGCTTCTAGCTCAACACATGGGAGATCAAAATCTG CTAATGATGGAAATTGGCCAATACTTaagcagagctcagcccctGTGGTAAAACCCCCTCAGATCTCCAACACAGACTGGAAAGAATCAAGCATGGacactgctttaaaacaagGAACTATATCCAGCCAACCTTTGCCAACTTCAGTATTAGGAAGTACTGATAAGCTG GGTCTTGATCTGGGGAAAGTGCCACCAACAATTCCTGGTGTAAGCAAGCAGTTACCTCAAAACTATGGGACCTATCCAAGCCCAGTTCCCTTAGGAACAGGTTCTACAAATTCTctagaaagaaggaaggatggCAGCCTGCCCAGACCCGGAACGAGTATAACAAATCGGCAAAGACCTGTTCCGCTTCCGCCGCCAAGCAACGTGCATCAACCCAGCTCTTCGCAGCAGATTCAGCAGCGGATTTCTGTACCTCCCAGCCCCACGTATCAGCCTTCTGGCCCCCCCTTGTTCCCAGGAGGAGATGGCAGGCCAGAACTGCCTTTAACTGTGGCCATCAGACCTTTTCTAGCTGATAAAGGATCAAGACCTCAGTCTCCCAGAAAAGGGCCACAGACAGTGAACTCCAGTTCCATCTACTCAATGTATCTTCAACAAGCAACACCACCAAAGAATTATCAGCAAGCTGTATATAATACCTTAAATAAGTCAGTAAAAGCAG tttatgGAAAGCCTGTATTACAGTCTGGTTCAACTTCACCCTCGCCACTGCCATTCCTTCATGGTTCTTTGCCTGCCCAGACTCCTTCACAGCCACAGTCTCAGCCTCAGACTGAGGTCTCTGAAAAAGATCAAGAGCTGGAAAACGCTCCACCACCCAGTGAAAACAGCAATGTGGAAAACATTCCTCGTCCTCTCAGTCCTACAAAGCTCACACCTATTGTGCACTCACCCCTGCGATATCAAAGTGATGCTGATCTGGAAGCTCTGAGGAGAAAATTGGCCAATGCTCCTCGGCCGTTAAAGAAGCGTAGTTCTATCACTGAACCAGAAGGCCCAAGTGGACCAAATATACAAAAATTGTTGTATCAGCGCTTTAATACTCTTGCTGGAGGAATAGAAAGTGCTCCTTTCTATCAGCCAAGCAATCCCCAGGACTTCATAGGCATCCTAGCAGATGTTGATAATGGTAACACCAGTACCAATGGCAATATTGAGGAACCCATCTCTGTGCAGCCTACAGTTCCTGTTCCTGATGAGCCACCCCCTTCATCAGATGCCAATGATAATGAATTGCCTTCTCCTGCTACTGAGGAACTGATCAGCACTGAAACCACAAATCAAACACCTGAGACAACtgaagacaacaacaacaatcttGCTATAGTTCCTTCTACTGAAGAGTCGTCCAGTCCCACGCCTGAGGTCAGTTCTCCAGTAGAAGAGGAAGTTCCTTTGCaacctgctcttcctcctccagtcCCTCCA ACCAAACGTACCAACCTGAAGAAACCTAACTCGGAAAGAACAGGCCATGGTTTGCGAGTGAAGTTCAATCCATTGGCTCTTCTCCTAGATGCTTCTTTGGAGGGAGAATTTGATCTTGTACAAAGAATCATATATGAG GTTGATGATCCCAGCAAGCCCAATGATGAAGGAATTACACCTTTGCATAACGCAGTGTGTGCTGGTCATCACCACATTGTGAAGTTCCTCCTTGATTTTGGGGTAAATGTAAATGCAGCAGATAGTGATGGGTG gaCACCTTTGCATTGTGCTGCTTCTTGCAATAGTGTTCATCTCTGTAAACTACTGGTTGAATCAGGGGCAGCTATTTTTGCTTCAACTATAAGTGACATAGAAACTGCTGCAGATAAGTGTGAAGAGATGGAAGAAGGTTATATTCAGTGTTCCCAGTTCTTGTACG GAGTGCAGGAAAAGTTGGGAGTGATGAATAAAGGAGTGGTGTATGCTCTGTGGGATTATGAAGCCCAGAACAATGATGAGTTGTCGTTCCATGAGGGCGATGCCATTACTATTCTACGACGCAAGGATGACAATGAAACGGAGTGGTGGTGGGCCCGCCTCAATGATAAAGAAGGCTACGTGCCTAAAAATCTTCTTGGG ttatATCCACGAATAAAACCTAGACAGCGAACCCTTGCTTGA
- the PPP1R13B gene encoding apoptosis-stimulating of p53 protein 1 isoform X5 produces MWMKKNKLRVKLQVGNPRVELTLSELQDMAARQQQQIENQQQMLVAKEQRLRYLKQQERRQQQSVSESEKLQKLKERVETQETKLKKIRAMRGQVDYSKIMNGNLSTEIEHISAMFQEKQQELQAAVLKVDQLTQQLEDLRKGKLNGFQSYNGQVTGPAAVELKKLYQELQIRNRLNQEQNSKLQQQKELLNKRNMEVAMMDKRINELRERLYKKKVEARQKENIPLNRINGTSSPQSSLSASGRVAAVGPYIQVPSAGTYAVPVDPVKPQSLTIASSSTHGRSKSANDGNWPILKQSSAPVVKPPQISNTDWKESSMDTALKQGTISSQPLPTSVLGSTDKLGLDLGKVPPTIPGVSKQLPQNYGTYPSPVPLGTGSTNSLERRKDGSLPRPGTSITNRQRPVPLPPPSNVHQPSSSQQIQQRISVPPSPTYQPSGPPLFPGGDGRPELPLTVAIRPFLADKGSRPQSPRKGPQTVNSSSIYSMYLQQATPPKNYQQAVYNTLNKSVKAVYGKPVLQSGSTSPSPLPFLHGSLPAQTPSQPQSQPQTEVSEKDQELENAPPPSENSNVENIPRPLSPTKLTPIVHSPLRYQSDADLEALRRKLANAPRPLKKRSSITEPEGPSGPNIQKLLYQRFNTLAGGIESAPFYQPSNPQDFIGILADVDNGNTSTNGNIEEPISVQPTVPVPDEPPPSSDANDNELPSPATEELISTETTNQTPETTEDNNNNLAIVPSTEESSSPTPEVSSPVEEEVPLQPALPPPVPPTKRTNLKKPNSERTGHGLRVKFNPLALLLDASLEGEFDLVQRIIYEVDDPSKPNDEGITPLHNAVCAGHHHIVKFLLDFGVNVNAADSDGWTPLHCAASCNSVHLCKLLVESGAAIFASTISDIETAADKCEEMEEGYIQCSQFLYGVQEKLGVMNKGVVYALWDYEAQNNDELSFHEGDAITILRRKDDNETEWWWARLNDKEGYVPKNLLGLYPRIKPRQRTLA; encoded by the exons ATGTggatgaaaaagaacaaactgcGAGTGAAGCTACAG GTTGGGAATCCACGTGTTGAGCTCACTCTCTCCGAGCTTCAAGATATGGCTGCCCGACAACAGCAGCAGATTGAAAATCAGCAGCAAATGTTGGTTGCTAAG gaACAACGTTTGCGTTACCTGAAGCAGCAAGAACGTCGTCAGCAGCAGTCTGTTTCAGAGAGTGAAAAGCTTCAGAAACTTAAAGAACGTGTTGAAACCCAGGAGACAAAGTTGAAAAAAATCCGTGCCATGAGAGGACAAGTGGATTATAGCAAGATCATGAATGGCAATTTGT CAACTGAAATTGAGCATATAAGCGCCATGttccaggaaaagcagcaggagctaCAGGCTGCAGTATTAAAAGTGGATCAACTTACTCAGCAACTGGAAGACTTAAGGAAAGGGAAGCTGAATGGGTTTCAGTCTTACAATGGACAAGTAACAGGACCTGCAgcagtagaattaaaaaaattgtatcAAGAGCTACAG attCGGAACAGGCTTAATCAGGAGCAGAACTCCaagcttcagcagcagaaagaactCTTAAACAAACGTAATATGGAGGTGGCCATGATGGACAAGCGAATCAATGAGCTGCGTGAACGACTATACAAGAAAAAAGTTGAGGCAcgtcaaaaagaaaacattcct TTGAATCGTATTAATGGAACTTCATCACCCCAATCATCTTTGAGTGCTTCAGGACGGGTGGCAGCTGTAGGACCTTACATCCAAGTTCCAAGTGCTGGCACTTACGCTGTACCAGTAGATCCAGTTAAACCACAGTCTCTCACCATTGCTTCTAGCTCAACACATGGGAGATCAAAATCTG CTAATGATGGAAATTGGCCAATACTTaagcagagctcagcccctGTGGTAAAACCCCCTCAGATCTCCAACACAGACTGGAAAGAATCAAGCATGGacactgctttaaaacaagGAACTATATCCAGCCAACCTTTGCCAACTTCAGTATTAGGAAGTACTGATAAGCTG GGTCTTGATCTGGGGAAAGTGCCACCAACAATTCCTGGTGTAAGCAAGCAGTTACCTCAAAACTATGGGACCTATCCAAGCCCAGTTCCCTTAGGAACAGGTTCTACAAATTCTctagaaagaaggaaggatggCAGCCTGCCCAGACCCGGAACGAGTATAACAAATCGGCAAAGACCTGTTCCGCTTCCGCCGCCAAGCAACGTGCATCAACCCAGCTCTTCGCAGCAGATTCAGCAGCGGATTTCTGTACCTCCCAGCCCCACGTATCAGCCTTCTGGCCCCCCCTTGTTCCCAGGAGGAGATGGCAGGCCAGAACTGCCTTTAACTGTGGCCATCAGACCTTTTCTAGCTGATAAAGGATCAAGACCTCAGTCTCCCAGAAAAGGGCCACAGACAGTGAACTCCAGTTCCATCTACTCAATGTATCTTCAACAAGCAACACCACCAAAGAATTATCAGCAAGCTGTATATAATACCTTAAATAAGTCAGTAAAAGCAG tttatgGAAAGCCTGTATTACAGTCTGGTTCAACTTCACCCTCGCCACTGCCATTCCTTCATGGTTCTTTGCCTGCCCAGACTCCTTCACAGCCACAGTCTCAGCCTCAGACTGAGGTCTCTGAAAAAGATCAAGAGCTGGAAAACGCTCCACCACCCAGTGAAAACAGCAATGTGGAAAACATTCCTCGTCCTCTCAGTCCTACAAAGCTCACACCTATTGTGCACTCACCCCTGCGATATCAAAGTGATGCTGATCTGGAAGCTCTGAGGAGAAAATTGGCCAATGCTCCTCGGCCGTTAAAGAAGCGTAGTTCTATCACTGAACCAGAAGGCCCAAGTGGACCAAATATACAAAAATTGTTGTATCAGCGCTTTAATACTCTTGCTGGAGGAATAGAAAGTGCTCCTTTCTATCAGCCAAGCAATCCCCAGGACTTCATAGGCATCCTAGCAGATGTTGATAATGGTAACACCAGTACCAATGGCAATATTGAGGAACCCATCTCTGTGCAGCCTACAGTTCCTGTTCCTGATGAGCCACCCCCTTCATCAGATGCCAATGATAATGAATTGCCTTCTCCTGCTACTGAGGAACTGATCAGCACTGAAACCACAAATCAAACACCTGAGACAACtgaagacaacaacaacaatcttGCTATAGTTCCTTCTACTGAAGAGTCGTCCAGTCCCACGCCTGAGGTCAGTTCTCCAGTAGAAGAGGAAGTTCCTTTGCaacctgctcttcctcctccagtcCCTCCA ACCAAACGTACCAACCTGAAGAAACCTAACTCGGAAAGAACAGGCCATGGTTTGCGAGTGAAGTTCAATCCATTGGCTCTTCTCCTAGATGCTTCTTTGGAGGGAGAATTTGATCTTGTACAAAGAATCATATATGAG GTTGATGATCCCAGCAAGCCCAATGATGAAGGAATTACACCTTTGCATAACGCAGTGTGTGCTGGTCATCACCACATTGTGAAGTTCCTCCTTGATTTTGGGGTAAATGTAAATGCAGCAGATAGTGATGGGTG gaCACCTTTGCATTGTGCTGCTTCTTGCAATAGTGTTCATCTCTGTAAACTACTGGTTGAATCAGGGGCAGCTATTTTTGCTTCAACTATAAGTGACATAGAAACTGCTGCAGATAAGTGTGAAGAGATGGAAGAAGGTTATATTCAGTGTTCCCAGTTCTTGTACG GAGTGCAGGAAAAGTTGGGAGTGATGAATAAAGGAGTGGTGTATGCTCTGTGGGATTATGAAGCCCAGAACAATGATGAGTTGTCGTTCCATGAGGGCGATGCCATTACTATTCTACGACGCAAGGATGACAATGAAACGGAGTGGTGGTGGGCCCGCCTCAATGATAAAGAAGGCTACGTGCCTAAAAATCTTCTTGGG ttatATCCACGAATAAAACCTAGACAGCGAACCCTTGCTTGA